In Pyxidicoccus trucidator, a genomic segment contains:
- a CDS encoding DUF2380 domain-containing protein, producing the protein MRANALLLCVAVLATGCASLAPALGQGRNLSHTPRGATGRALVQPPSDEHSRALASAPLSTAGSEAPERLSRRRGSREVATGASPGSLVSPVGGGQQRATPTRHAVLDAIDDVKGSTGRVASSLARLAARSPGLGGRGISGVNGAFTRYLDHASNQLPWLYSALGSATTLTNAASEVADSDMEMGMFRMTGPRLQAAMFGSMLLAAWLDFLQLTDVMLRECPAYSVEKLFMDMHRVQRLTEPTLAALASQDPERVEAAATAMPEVMGQLTREFGSIRDGARTAMEKSGKLMAAVQFAEMLTLVSTMRMSLPRLPPAAPAMLGVGLVMGSGGVMAGSRIVVSAEWVEMIRRLVKAGVISVPVVSAAVRIHGGQVMMAQAHGHLPQGVRDALGDGPEVRGMHETGRAGAGMSEAPRHHVLPDEHRAWFEERGFKGDMDIDQFCVRLEQAHHQAIHGGGNWRLGRMWPGEWSRMIMEALRDAEARTGRLLTRNEVLEIVSERMKRYDIPMDFTSGRGR; encoded by the coding sequence ATGCGCGCTAACGCCCTGCTGCTGTGTGTGGCCGTGCTCGCCACCGGCTGCGCGTCGCTGGCGCCAGCGCTCGGCCAGGGGAGAAACCTGAGCCACACGCCACGCGGAGCCACCGGGCGCGCGTTGGTGCAGCCGCCGAGCGATGAGCACTCCCGCGCCCTCGCCTCCGCGCCACTGTCTACTGCGGGCTCCGAGGCGCCGGAACGGCTGAGCCGTCGTCGGGGCTCCCGTGAAGTGGCGACGGGAGCGAGCCCAGGCAGCCTGGTGAGCCCCGTTGGGGGCGGGCAACAGCGCGCGACACCGACCCGTCACGCGGTGCTCGATGCCATTGACGACGTGAAGGGCTCCACAGGCCGCGTCGCCAGCTCGCTCGCCAGACTCGCGGCCCGTTCACCGGGCCTTGGCGGGAGAGGCATTAGCGGAGTCAACGGTGCCTTCACCCGCTACCTCGACCATGCCTCCAACCAACTGCCATGGCTCTACAGCGCGCTGGGTAGCGCCACCACGCTGACAAATGCGGCCTCGGAAGTCGCTGACTCGGACATGGAAATGGGCATGTTCCGGATGACAGGCCCCCGGCTCCAGGCGGCCATGTTCGGCTCCATGCTGCTGGCCGCATGGCTCGACTTCCTCCAACTCACTGACGTCATGCTCCGAGAGTGCCCCGCCTATAGCGTCGAGAAGCTGTTCATGGACATGCACCGCGTGCAGCGGCTGACAGAGCCCACCCTGGCGGCACTTGCGTCACAGGACCCGGAGCGGGTCGAGGCAGCGGCAACCGCGATGCCCGAGGTGATGGGGCAGCTTACCCGTGAATTCGGCTCCATCCGTGACGGCGCACGTACAGCCATGGAGAAGAGCGGGAAGCTCATGGCAGCAGTGCAGTTCGCGGAAATGCTCACTTTGGTCTCGACAATGAGGATGTCGCTGCCACGGCTGCCGCCCGCCGCTCCCGCTATGCTCGGCGTTGGCTTGGTGATGGGCTCAGGCGGCGTGATGGCGGGCTCGCGGATTGTTGTTTCCGCCGAGTGGGTGGAGATGATTCGCCGGCTCGTGAAGGCGGGCGTCATCTCCGTTCCCGTCGTCAGTGCCGCCGTTCGAATCCACGGCGGCCAGGTGATGATGGCGCAGGCGCACGGGCACTTGCCGCAAGGCGTGCGCGACGCGTTGGGAGACGGACCCGAGGTTCGTGGCATGCACGAAACCGGCAGAGCGGGAGCGGGCATGTCCGAGGCACCGAGGCACCACGTCCTCCCAGATGAGCACCGCGCATGGTTTGAGGAGCGCGGCTTCAAGGGTGACATGGACATCGACCAGTTCTGCGTCCGGCTGGAGCAGGCCCACCATCAGGCGATTCACGGCGGCGGCAACTGGCGCCTGGGCCGGATGTGGCCCGGCGAATGGAGCCGGATGATCATGGAGGCGTTGCGCGACGCCGAGGCGAGAACGGGCCGGCTGTTGACGCGGAACGAGGTTCTGGAGATCGTTTCAGAGCGAATGAAGCGCTACGACATCCCGATGGACTTCACTTCTGGGAGAGGGCGATGA
- a CDS encoding NUDIX hydrolase, with translation MTDGRSWQGNWRVRLYERVRERGYDSLTAFAEARPAVPLNLLAEELGKDDVAGVQVLSGLLVEAERSKQVTRLVRDVLARQLSESLPSGWPGVMDDKSRFQVAKALGCWSADTPDSHKGRVRRAGDALLATSPPPGWHPLGPDDELLRMLLPDEEA, from the coding sequence ATGACTGACGGACGTTCCTGGCAGGGGAACTGGAGGGTCCGTTTGTATGAGCGGGTTCGTGAGCGCGGCTATGATTCGCTCACCGCTTTTGCTGAGGCGCGCCCTGCCGTCCCGCTGAATTTGCTGGCCGAGGAACTTGGCAAGGATGATGTCGCGGGTGTGCAGGTGTTGAGCGGGTTGCTCGTCGAGGCGGAGCGGAGCAAGCAGGTCACACGCCTTGTTCGGGATGTGCTCGCGCGCCAGCTGTCCGAAAGCCTTCCGAGTGGTTGGCCGGGCGTGATGGACGACAAGTCCCGTTTCCAGGTCGCCAAGGCGCTCGGCTGCTGGTCCGCCGATACCCCTGATTCTCATAAGGGGCGTGTCAGGCGGGCCGGCGATGCGCTCCTCGCAACATCGCCGCCGCCCGGGTGGCATCCGCTCGGCCCCGACGACGAGCTACTCCGTATGCTTCTTCCCGACGAGGAAGCGTGA
- a CDS encoding pseudouridine synthase: MSRKPVKTKPQQTKRWEGKEKPDWLSRALARAGVFPQKEAETAILAGRVTINGRVALMPLAPVPPGAVVKVDGLPVQLGAPATRVLAFHKPAGVLSSTARQHRTGTVFEVLLPQLPPELAGYTWHAVGRLDVESTGLLLFTNDDKLVAHATSPDTRLPKRYVATVFSIADDARVEPLRQGMTLDDGLARPAKVVVRDEHTVEVTLTEGRHHQVKRMLGAVGLPVRALHREAVGSVDLKDIPEGGFRLLSDEEVRESLHYEGRGTTAGE, from the coding sequence ATGTCACGCAAGCCCGTCAAGACGAAGCCGCAGCAGACCAAGCGCTGGGAAGGCAAGGAGAAGCCGGACTGGTTGTCGCGCGCGCTCGCCCGGGCTGGAGTGTTCCCCCAGAAGGAGGCGGAGACCGCCATCCTCGCGGGCCGCGTCACCATCAACGGCCGCGTGGCGCTGATGCCGCTCGCCCCCGTGCCCCCGGGCGCCGTCGTGAAGGTGGACGGCCTCCCCGTGCAATTGGGCGCGCCGGCCACCCGCGTGCTCGCCTTCCACAAGCCCGCTGGCGTGCTGTCCTCCACCGCGCGCCAGCACCGCACCGGCACCGTGTTCGAGGTGCTGCTGCCCCAGCTCCCACCCGAGCTCGCCGGCTACACGTGGCACGCCGTGGGCCGCCTCGACGTGGAGTCCACCGGCCTGCTGCTCTTCACCAATGACGACAAGCTCGTCGCTCATGCCACTTCGCCGGACACCCGCCTGCCCAAACGCTACGTGGCCACCGTGTTCAGCATCGCCGACGACGCGCGCGTGGAGCCGCTCCGCCAGGGGATGACGCTCGACGATGGACTGGCCCGCCCCGCGAAGGTCGTCGTCCGCGACGAGCACACCGTGGAAGTGACGCTCACCGAGGGCCGCCACCACCAGGTGAAGCGGATGCTCGGCGCCGTGGGCCTGCCCGTGCGCGCGCTTCACCGCGAGGCCGTGGGCAGCGTGGACCTGAAGGACATTCCCGAGGGCGGCTTCCGTCTCCTCAGCGACGAGGAGGTCCGCGAGTCCCTCCACTACGAGGGACGAGGCACGACCGCGGGTGAATAG
- a CDS encoding DUF1028 domain-containing protein has translation MSRLAACLVLLALPALAAEPAAVPRRPVHTYSIVARDAATGELGVAVQSHWFSVGSTVPWAEAGVGAIATQSFVDPSYGKLGLDLMRAGRSAPDALKGLLAADSASAVRQVAMIDTQGRVSAHTGASCIAAAGHIVGEGFSVQANMMERDTVWPAMAKAFRESKGDLAERMLAALEAAEAQGGDIRGKQSAAIIVVAAKPSGRPWMDRKFDLRVDDAPEPLKELRRLVTLQRAYNFMNEGDLALEHKDTDGALKAYASAEKLAPGNAEMVFWHAISLVGVGRVDEALPLLQRTYKADPRWRELVTRLPKAGLLPDDPKLLSRLTGAKPAK, from the coding sequence ATGTCGCGTCTTGCCGCCTGTCTCGTCCTGCTCGCGCTCCCCGCCCTGGCCGCCGAGCCGGCCGCGGTCCCCCGCCGTCCCGTGCACACCTACTCCATCGTCGCCCGAGACGCGGCGACAGGAGAGCTGGGCGTGGCCGTGCAGTCGCACTGGTTCTCCGTGGGCTCCACCGTCCCCTGGGCCGAGGCGGGCGTGGGCGCCATCGCCACCCAGTCCTTCGTGGACCCGTCCTACGGCAAGCTGGGCCTGGACCTGATGCGCGCGGGCCGCTCCGCGCCGGACGCGCTCAAGGGGCTGCTCGCCGCCGACAGCGCCAGCGCCGTGCGGCAGGTGGCGATGATTGACACCCAGGGCCGCGTGTCCGCCCACACGGGGGCGAGCTGCATCGCCGCCGCCGGCCACATCGTCGGAGAGGGCTTCTCCGTCCAGGCCAACATGATGGAGCGCGACACCGTCTGGCCCGCCATGGCGAAGGCCTTCCGCGAGTCGAAGGGAGACCTCGCCGAGCGCATGCTCGCCGCGCTCGAGGCCGCCGAGGCCCAGGGCGGAGACATCCGGGGCAAGCAGTCCGCCGCAATCATCGTCGTGGCCGCGAAGCCCTCCGGCCGTCCGTGGATGGACCGCAAGTTCGACCTTCGCGTTGACGACGCGCCCGAGCCCCTCAAGGAGCTGCGCCGCCTCGTCACCCTCCAGCGCGCCTACAACTTCATGAACGAGGGCGACCTCGCGCTCGAGCACAAGGACACGGACGGCGCCCTCAAGGCGTACGCCTCGGCGGAGAAGCTCGCGCCCGGCAACGCGGAGATGGTGTTCTGGCACGCCATCTCGCTGGTGGGCGTGGGCCGGGTGGACGAGGCCCTGCCGCTCCTGCAGCGCACGTACAAGGCCGACCCGCGCTGGCGCGAGCTCGTGACGCGGTTGCCGAAGGCGGGCCTGCTCCCGGACGACCCGAAGCTCCTGTCCCGGCTGACGGGCGCGAAGCCAGCGAAGTAG
- a CDS encoding RNA methyltransferase, translated as MVPPVRFVLMRPRNAENLGAAARALKNCGLSDWVWVTPEVEDLGPARRLAVHAEDVLDAARRADTLEEAVADCVWVVGTSSRKVEGKRRLPPRAVGEELVSRAAQGTVAVVFGDERSGLTNAEVERCHDLSAVPTAPEQPSINLAQAVLLYAYEVRVATLAASAPPPAPLPVAATDAELAQVESALDTALGAGGFLVDEVPGRTALRDLFSPLRRSRLTRKEARLWLAALHTLRKKLTPG; from the coding sequence ATGGTGCCGCCCGTCCGTTTCGTCCTCATGCGCCCGCGCAACGCGGAGAACCTCGGTGCCGCCGCGCGCGCGCTGAAGAACTGCGGCCTGTCCGACTGGGTCTGGGTGACGCCCGAGGTGGAGGACCTGGGCCCCGCGCGCCGGCTGGCCGTGCATGCCGAGGACGTGCTGGACGCGGCCCGGCGCGCCGACACGCTGGAGGAGGCCGTGGCCGACTGCGTGTGGGTGGTGGGCACCAGCTCGCGCAAGGTCGAGGGCAAGCGCCGGCTCCCTCCGCGCGCGGTGGGCGAGGAGCTGGTGTCCCGTGCTGCGCAGGGGACGGTGGCGGTCGTCTTCGGGGATGAGCGCAGCGGGCTCACCAACGCGGAGGTGGAGCGCTGCCATGACCTGTCCGCCGTCCCCACCGCGCCCGAGCAGCCCTCCATCAACCTGGCCCAGGCGGTGCTGCTCTACGCCTATGAGGTACGCGTGGCCACGCTGGCGGCCAGCGCGCCGCCTCCGGCCCCGCTGCCCGTCGCGGCCACGGACGCGGAATTGGCGCAGGTGGAGTCCGCGCTCGATACGGCGCTCGGCGCGGGGGGATTCCTCGTGGATGAGGTTCCGGGGCGCACGGCGCTGCGCGACTTGTTCTCGCCGCTGCGCCGCTCACGGCTGACTCGGAAGGAGGCGCGGCTCTGGCTCGCCGCGCTCCACACGCTCCGGAAGAAGCTGACTCCAGGTTAG
- a CDS encoding alpha-2-macroglobulin family protein, with product MVSRSVVPQRAPRASWPLVALLVGATLAGCKQEPPKQPVTPPVAEAPAATPGTDGGPATSAAVTPPTPESVTPVIRELAVEDAVPQGIVFEFPRPVAPDEREVKKGTVVTVTPRVAGSLAWRSPSTLAFTPASGGFGFDTQYTVTLESLETATGVVKPPSEGAWSHRFTTPPFRFVRLALRQVDLLKGRVQVDVVFTGPVDLNAVRSRGTFQVEGQPLSDVKWSTVPTARNVLSAQLANPRLKPGATLRFALREGLAPAGDAKVAAPAAEGTVQLRAGKRLDITAVTRAEGSTGHYLEVSCRDVEADAPASPRESEEYDEYYWDNRNKGCTLDDGVAADAIHLTPPVKFSIAPSRKGFRIFGDFKRGPHSLRIDAGTTSQGGGMLLAPYVHAFSVPARQPQVSFASSGRYLPRSAWRNLPLQHLNLDEVELTVRHVPPENLVFWMSDDRTETVDERTSNVVAKRTLPLKSPPDTLATTYVDVASLVPSNTKGLVELSARKGDWNAATRILLTNLSLVAKRGGPAPGSTDKGEVWVWALGMESTEPLSGVEVSLVKKSGQAVARCTTVGTDGCQLKVPAPGADDSEPFALIARDGEELTYLKYSELKTEIANSDVQGEPYRAEKPYRASIWSDRGVYRPGDTAHVAAVLRGQDDKAPPSGMPVELVVVDPRERELKKVSLKTNEAGVVALDVPFEAFQDTGRYRVTLKVADRDVATYGLSVEEFVPERMKVTARTEKEGYVQGEEVPVAVEAAYLFGGSAEGSPVEVTCRLVPSEFKPKENAQYAYGVWRQDGAEPRPVTLGQVKGTLDAKGQALLRCPAQAAMGGLRSSARLTALASVFESGSGRSSVGDASTPVHPEAYYVGLQATTRKVKAGKPFTVNGVVVDWDGKLLTAAGKAPKSVEVEYLRLEEEYGYYYDESEGYERYQRYLRPMREGRVTAQVRDGRFTMDVTPGADAAGYLVRVRAGATQTDLELEGEGRYYWWGEGSRVDQTPRPLKPTSLDVALPAKARVGQPVAVKLKAPYKGRILFTAETDRVLATEWKAVEPGEVSWTFTPSGFAPNVYVSAFLVKDPHLESAEAFMPDRAFGVGSVPLEPVDYTQAVTMNVPKEVRSNDTLTVDLDLGAVEGPTFATVAVVDEGILSLTRFQSPDPLKQLFTKRALGVDTFETIGWTLLVPPGGNSRSTGGDGEGDASGRVQPVKPVALWSGLVAVPANGKLRVPFKLPQYRGAVRVMAVTAGAKRIGSASAQVLVRDPLVLQTTLPRFLTQNDEIQVPVFVTNLSGKAQDVKVTLATESLPVPGLAPVATATAPVQLLGKSEGRVRLEDGKSTTLVFQAKAVQAVGAARMTVTVEGGGHTSRETLDVPLSPAGPRVRNVQQIELAQGTTDVSKYLKGWVPTTERSTLWVTANPYARSLQHLSYLVQYPYGCVEQTTSSTRPLLFVSELLDDVDPTLKQGKDVGEMVLAGINRVLSMQTPSGGFAYWPGHTEPVDWGTAYATHMLLDAQKLKYPVPQDRLDDALTWMGNELNNYEGRTDRHGGYSASSEAYMHYVLALGGKGRKARVQKMVETLTERAKKTPLTGEDLEQDYMLKAALWLAGDRRYEKELRSPDLSPVTDERKNNWSFYSDRRRRGFMLSTFQDLFGNDAAGEPLARMVAEALQGQRSSWYTTQELVWGVTGLGKRLQGVASNFAPPVLMADGKVVAPTQGKDSRGSDRTWALVRASERNGLQLEVKTKDEGKLYLVLSSEGVRTDGQVATGGEGLVLTRTWRKLDGTALDVRSGPVALADLVYVELQLTNTTAERVQNIALVDRLPAGWEIENARLGRGGGTSWIDADSQWTPDYVNIRDDRMEVFGSLGARESKKVTYAVRAVTAGSFTLPSAEAEAMYDPRLWARELAATVQVSGPWKDNLL from the coding sequence ATGGTTTCGCGGTCCGTTGTCCCGCAGCGAGCGCCCCGCGCGAGCTGGCCCCTCGTCGCGCTGCTGGTCGGCGCCACGCTCGCGGGTTGCAAGCAGGAGCCGCCGAAGCAGCCCGTCACGCCCCCCGTCGCGGAGGCGCCCGCGGCCACCCCTGGCACGGACGGGGGCCCGGCGACGAGCGCCGCCGTCACGCCGCCCACGCCCGAGTCGGTGACGCCCGTCATCCGAGAGCTGGCCGTCGAGGACGCCGTGCCCCAGGGCATCGTCTTCGAGTTCCCCCGCCCCGTGGCGCCCGATGAGCGCGAGGTGAAGAAGGGCACCGTCGTCACCGTCACCCCGCGAGTGGCCGGAAGCCTGGCCTGGCGCAGTCCGTCCACGCTCGCCTTCACACCGGCGAGCGGGGGCTTCGGCTTCGACACGCAGTACACCGTCACGCTGGAGTCGCTGGAGACGGCCACCGGCGTGGTGAAGCCGCCCTCCGAGGGGGCCTGGTCGCACCGCTTCACCACCCCGCCCTTCCGCTTCGTCCGCCTCGCGCTCCGTCAGGTGGACCTGCTCAAGGGCCGCGTGCAGGTGGACGTCGTCTTCACGGGCCCCGTGGACCTCAATGCGGTGCGCTCGCGGGGCACCTTCCAGGTGGAGGGCCAACCCCTCTCCGACGTGAAGTGGAGCACCGTCCCCACTGCGCGCAACGTCCTCAGCGCGCAGCTCGCGAACCCGCGCCTCAAGCCTGGCGCCACGCTGCGCTTCGCCCTGAGGGAAGGGCTCGCCCCCGCGGGTGACGCGAAGGTGGCGGCGCCCGCGGCCGAGGGCACGGTGCAGCTGCGCGCCGGGAAGCGGCTGGACATCACCGCCGTCACCCGGGCCGAGGGCTCCACCGGCCACTACCTGGAGGTGAGCTGCCGCGACGTGGAGGCCGATGCCCCCGCCAGCCCGCGCGAGTCCGAGGAGTATGACGAGTACTACTGGGACAACCGCAACAAGGGCTGCACGCTGGACGACGGGGTGGCGGCGGACGCCATCCACCTGACGCCTCCGGTGAAGTTCTCCATCGCCCCGTCCCGCAAGGGCTTCCGCATCTTCGGTGACTTCAAGCGCGGCCCGCACTCGCTGCGCATCGACGCGGGCACCACGTCCCAGGGCGGCGGCATGCTGCTGGCCCCGTACGTCCACGCCTTCTCCGTGCCCGCGCGCCAGCCGCAGGTGTCCTTCGCCTCCTCTGGCCGCTACCTGCCGCGCAGCGCGTGGCGCAACCTGCCCCTGCAGCACCTCAACCTGGACGAGGTGGAGCTCACCGTCCGTCACGTGCCGCCGGAGAACCTCGTCTTCTGGATGAGCGACGACCGCACCGAGACAGTCGACGAGCGCACCTCCAACGTGGTGGCGAAGCGCACGCTGCCGCTCAAGTCCCCGCCGGACACCTTGGCGACCACCTACGTGGACGTGGCCAGCCTCGTGCCCTCCAACACGAAGGGCCTCGTGGAGCTGTCCGCGCGCAAGGGTGACTGGAATGCCGCCACCCGCATCCTCCTCACCAACCTGAGCCTCGTCGCCAAGCGCGGCGGGCCGGCGCCCGGCTCCACCGACAAGGGCGAGGTGTGGGTGTGGGCGCTGGGCATGGAGAGCACCGAGCCGCTGTCCGGCGTGGAGGTGTCGCTGGTGAAGAAGAGCGGGCAGGCGGTGGCCCGCTGCACCACGGTGGGCACGGACGGCTGCCAGCTCAAGGTGCCCGCGCCCGGCGCGGATGACAGCGAGCCCTTCGCCCTCATCGCCCGCGACGGCGAGGAGCTGACGTACCTCAAGTACAGCGAGCTGAAGACGGAGATTGCCAACTCGGACGTGCAGGGCGAGCCGTACCGCGCCGAGAAGCCCTACCGCGCGTCCATCTGGTCCGACCGCGGCGTGTACCGCCCGGGAGACACCGCGCACGTCGCGGCGGTGCTGCGCGGGCAGGACGACAAGGCGCCTCCCTCGGGCATGCCGGTGGAGCTGGTGGTGGTGGACCCGCGCGAGCGCGAGCTGAAGAAGGTGTCGCTCAAGACGAACGAGGCGGGCGTGGTGGCGCTGGACGTGCCCTTCGAGGCCTTCCAGGACACGGGCCGCTACCGGGTGACGCTGAAGGTGGCGGACCGCGACGTGGCCACCTACGGCCTCAGCGTGGAGGAGTTCGTCCCCGAGCGGATGAAGGTGACGGCGCGCACGGAGAAGGAAGGCTACGTGCAGGGCGAGGAGGTGCCGGTGGCGGTGGAGGCGGCGTACCTCTTCGGCGGCTCGGCCGAGGGCAGCCCGGTGGAGGTGACGTGCCGGCTGGTGCCGTCCGAGTTCAAGCCGAAGGAGAACGCGCAGTACGCCTACGGCGTCTGGCGCCAGGACGGCGCCGAGCCCCGCCCCGTCACGCTGGGGCAGGTGAAGGGCACGCTGGACGCGAAGGGCCAGGCGCTGCTGCGCTGCCCGGCGCAGGCGGCCATGGGCGGCCTGCGCAGCTCCGCGAGGCTGACGGCGCTGGCCAGCGTCTTCGAGTCGGGCAGCGGCCGCTCCTCCGTGGGGGACGCCTCCACGCCGGTGCACCCGGAGGCGTACTACGTGGGCCTCCAGGCCACGACGCGCAAGGTGAAGGCGGGCAAGCCCTTCACCGTGAATGGCGTGGTGGTGGACTGGGACGGGAAGCTCCTCACCGCCGCCGGCAAGGCGCCGAAGTCGGTGGAGGTGGAGTACCTCCGCCTGGAGGAGGAGTACGGCTACTACTACGACGAGTCGGAGGGCTATGAGCGCTACCAGCGCTACCTCCGTCCCATGCGCGAGGGCCGCGTGACGGCGCAGGTGCGCGACGGCCGCTTCACCATGGACGTGACGCCGGGCGCGGACGCCGCCGGCTACCTGGTGCGGGTGAGGGCGGGCGCCACGCAGACGGACCTCGAGCTGGAGGGCGAGGGCCGTTACTACTGGTGGGGCGAGGGCTCGCGCGTGGACCAGACGCCGCGTCCGCTCAAGCCCACGTCGCTGGACGTGGCGCTGCCGGCGAAGGCCCGCGTGGGGCAGCCCGTCGCGGTGAAGCTGAAGGCCCCGTACAAGGGCCGCATCCTCTTCACGGCGGAGACGGACCGCGTGCTCGCCACCGAGTGGAAGGCGGTGGAGCCCGGCGAGGTGTCGTGGACCTTCACGCCCTCGGGCTTCGCGCCCAACGTCTACGTGAGCGCCTTCCTGGTGAAGGACCCGCACCTGGAGTCCGCCGAGGCCTTCATGCCGGACCGCGCCTTCGGCGTGGGCAGCGTGCCGCTGGAGCCGGTGGACTACACGCAGGCGGTGACGATGAACGTGCCCAAGGAGGTCCGCTCCAACGACACGCTGACGGTGGACCTGGACCTGGGCGCGGTGGAGGGGCCCACCTTCGCCACGGTGGCGGTGGTGGACGAGGGCATCCTCTCCCTCACGCGCTTCCAGAGTCCGGACCCGCTCAAGCAGCTCTTCACCAAGCGCGCGCTGGGCGTGGACACGTTTGAAACCATCGGCTGGACGCTGCTGGTGCCGCCGGGGGGCAACTCGCGCTCCACGGGTGGTGACGGCGAGGGGGATGCCTCTGGCCGGGTGCAGCCCGTCAAGCCGGTGGCGCTGTGGAGCGGCCTGGTGGCGGTGCCCGCCAACGGCAAGCTGCGCGTGCCCTTCAAGCTGCCGCAGTACCGGGGCGCGGTGCGGGTGATGGCGGTGACGGCGGGCGCGAAGCGCATCGGCAGCGCCAGCGCGCAGGTGCTCGTGAGAGACCCGCTGGTGCTCCAGACGACGCTGCCGCGCTTCCTCACGCAGAACGACGAAATCCAGGTGCCCGTCTTCGTCACCAACCTGTCCGGCAAGGCGCAGGACGTGAAGGTGACGCTGGCCACGGAGTCCCTGCCGGTGCCCGGCCTGGCCCCGGTGGCGACGGCGACCGCCCCCGTGCAGCTGCTCGGCAAGAGCGAGGGCCGCGTCCGGCTGGAGGATGGGAAGTCCACCACCCTCGTCTTCCAGGCGAAGGCGGTGCAGGCGGTGGGCGCGGCGCGGATGACGGTGACGGTGGAGGGCGGCGGCCACACCTCGCGCGAGACGCTGGACGTGCCGCTGTCTCCCGCGGGCCCGCGCGTGCGGAACGTGCAGCAAATCGAGCTGGCACAGGGGACGACGGACGTCTCGAAGTACCTCAAGGGCTGGGTGCCCACCACGGAGCGCTCCACGCTGTGGGTGACGGCCAACCCGTATGCGCGCTCGCTCCAGCACCTCTCGTACCTGGTGCAGTACCCGTACGGGTGCGTGGAGCAGACGACGTCCTCCACGCGGCCGCTGCTGTTCGTGTCGGAGCTGCTGGACGACGTGGACCCGACGCTGAAGCAGGGCAAGGACGTGGGGGAGATGGTGCTGGCGGGCATCAACCGCGTGCTCTCCATGCAGACGCCGTCGGGTGGCTTCGCCTACTGGCCGGGCCACACGGAGCCGGTGGACTGGGGCACGGCCTACGCCACGCACATGCTGCTGGACGCGCAGAAGCTGAAGTATCCCGTGCCGCAGGACCGGCTGGACGACGCCCTGACGTGGATGGGCAACGAGCTGAACAACTACGAGGGACGCACGGACCGGCACGGCGGCTACAGCGCGAGCTCCGAGGCGTACATGCACTACGTGCTGGCGCTGGGCGGCAAGGGGCGCAAGGCGCGGGTGCAGAAGATGGTGGAGACGCTGACCGAGCGCGCGAAGAAGACGCCGCTGACGGGTGAGGACCTGGAGCAGGACTACATGCTCAAGGCCGCGCTGTGGCTGGCGGGGGACCGCCGCTACGAGAAGGAGCTGCGCAGCCCGGACCTGTCGCCCGTCACCGACGAGCGGAAGAACAACTGGTCCTTCTACTCGGACCGGCGGCGGCGCGGCTTCATGCTGAGCACCTTCCAGGACCTCTTCGGCAACGACGCGGCGGGCGAGCCGCTGGCGCGCATGGTGGCCGAGGCGCTCCAGGGGCAGCGCAGCAGCTGGTACACGACGCAGGAGCTGGTGTGGGGAGTCACGGGCCTGGGCAAGCGGCTCCAGGGCGTGGCCTCCAACTTCGCTCCGCCGGTGCTCATGGCGGACGGCAAGGTGGTGGCGCCGACGCAGGGCAAGGACTCGCGCGGGTCGGACCGCACGTGGGCGCTGGTCCGCGCCAGCGAGCGCAACGGCCTGCAGCTGGAGGTGAAGACCAAGGACGAGGGGAAGCTGTACCTCGTGCTCAGCAGCGAGGGCGTGCGCACGGACGGGCAGGTGGCGACGGGCGGCGAGGGGCTCGTGTTGACGCGCACGTGGCGGAAGCTGGACGGCACGGCGCTGGACGTGCGCTCGGGGCCGGTGGCGCTGGCGGACCTCGTCTACGTGGAGCTGCAGCTGACCAACACCACGGCGGAGCGCGTGCAGAACATCGCCCTGGTGGACCGGCTGCCGGCGGGCTGGGAAATCGAGAACGCGCGGCTGGGCCGGGGCGGCGGCACGAGCTGGATTGACGCCGACTCGCAGTGGACGCCGGACTACGTGAACATCCGCG